Within Lolium rigidum isolate FL_2022 chromosome 5, APGP_CSIRO_Lrig_0.1, whole genome shotgun sequence, the genomic segment TCCGTGGCTTCTtaccggaccgcgagccgctagcctcgtggtcgttcttggtcttgcggaagggccagcatttcttccccatgacgTCGGTGGGGTGGATTATATTGGCTCTGGCAATTGTGTGGTGGGGGAAATGGGCGCCgacgtccctttaagaggctcggaagCCATACCGCCTTCAATATCCCGCCACTGCGACACCGcccagctgcgcacgctcgcggaagccgaggcgcgccattaacgcggccctgaaaAGGCTGCAGCGCGTCACCCGTAAGTAATACTATGGAAGACGAAGCAAGGCGGGCCTGTGCGAGGGCTGGGCGGACGACCGCTGCGTCCGAGCAgcgtccgcgaagacgcaaactTGACGCATATTTGGACCACATTTATGTCACTGCGGACGGCCGGTCACTATGCATCGCttcgctggaggtggtaccagacgcattttcggggcGGGCAGAGCCAAAcggtcagagcatctccagtcgcgtcccccaaaccatcccccaaagcgatttggggcgcgccggacaaaaaaagcgttccagccgcgtcccccaaagcccatttttgtccggcgcggcccgatacggtgtccggcgccccgagcccgtccccgtcccacaggggacgctccggggacgccggacacaacgaaacgcgaggccaaccgacgcgggcccgacgcgtcagcggcacggaaggctaaaaccccgtcgcctacctttggtcaagcgacgttaatggcgtccctgttttcccgggcgacgcagggacgcgtctcgtcgtgcatggccgcgtggccgtccgcgccggagttattgcgtgcaaccacccgctgccgccgctgttttaagacgccctccagttatcgccgctcatcataatccttctcgtcgccgccgcctccccttcccggatcctctcctcgccgctcaaaaatgtcgagctcgtcctcccgcaagatcgccgcggcgaacggcttcggccgcggcagcctcaccgtggcggaggcgtgggcgctgtaccacgcccggtatccagtcccgccggacatgcggctgccaagcagcggcggctggaagatggccgtgaacggcattggcatcccgccgccgccgaagccagacacgcagcaatggcgggacgccatcaaggcccgtcgggctcaactcaccgccgaggagcgggcggatccgacatgggcggccaaggacaacgacgacggtgggtcacgtacttcaaggccaagtacgacgtcgagatgcacagcaccaccggcctcatcggcgggcccaacagctggaacagggaaggccgcgccctgttcggggcgttcggggcgcaccctcgagaacgtcatccgcggcctccgcaacggcgctccaaggctggagatgccgtcgtcgccgccgccgtctcctcaatggcagccgaggaggacgacgtactcgtcctcctcgcactcttcttcctcggggccggcgcgatcgacgccgtcctcgtcgtaccggtcggcgccgtacaccgttcccaaacgggaggtcaaggaggagccggcgacgcccgtcaacacgaggcgtggcggtagcggcagcgggcggaagcaagggaggcgcggcggcgccctcctcatcccgaagccggaggtgaaggaggagccggaggaagcgtcgcaggcggcgctgccggcggagtacgagcggcagcagcggctcatcgccgcagccgacgaccccgaggactgcccggggctgcgggcggcgttcttggcgtccatggacgacaaggacgcctggaggggcaacctggacgcggcgatcgccatgtccatccgcgactccggcaagccggctggtggacctcaccgacgacggcgaggcaggaccaagcggcttggtgaaggacgagcccgtggacgagcccgtcgacgagcgcgtcaagcaggaggtcgtcaccgacgagatgtacaacttccagcagtactacgacgcctccggccgccgcaagtggttctagattaggtttagttttaaagttagtcaaatttcgttcgaatctatgtaagtttggacgaatctaatcgaatctagttaagtttaaaatttgcgaaattttgtttgggggacgcgactggggagcgacgtcccccaaacgcggcacgaacgaaacacgtcccccaaacgctcaatccggcgcggtttgggggacggtttggggggacgcgactggagatgctctcagtgcGTCCCCGATGGAGATgtccttagagcatccccactcgttggcgctccccacgcccaaatccggcgaaattttcgtccggattggatgaagatttggcgtggggagcgccgaagttccagccgtccccccggcaggaaacccccaacctcgaccatttgacatatttcaaacaaattcaacataaaattacgagaattgctgaaacaaattcggcgataacagtacaatgtttaacaagtgctgaaacaaatgaagcacacaatttcacaatttttcaaacaaattaagacagactagttggcgtcggcgttggcgttgcctcggagcctccatatgtgctccaccgagATCATCTTGCGAgcagctggtgcattgtagagtctcgaatctcccggcgcatagcaatgaaggcggcccatgatggaggcacctggtgattaggctgtgcaagaggaccctctctctcatatggtgcttcttgctcagccggaggaaccggatgctttcgctcatcttcaataatcatgttgtgtaggcacacacagcagttcatcacctcccacatctgatctttggaccaagtcatagcggggaaccggacgacagcaaatctctcgctgtaggacaccaaatgctcgctcgacgtcttttcggcaagcttcttgtttcttgacaaactcgcaaagtttgggggtgctaggattggagatcgtcttcacaaatgttgcccactttggatagataccgtctgcaaggtagtatcctttgttgtagtgccgaccattgatcacatagtccaccgggggagcatgaccctcaacaagcttggaaaagaccggggagcagtttaggacgttgatgtcattgttggatccaggcataccaaagaaagagtgccaaatccaaagatcatgggtagccactgcttcaagtatcacgagtgcagccttttttgtgacccttgtacattccctgccacgcaaacggacagttcttccattgccaatgcatgcagtcaatgcttccaagcatccctggaaaacctctagcttcatttgttgcaaggatcctctgagtgtcttcgacagtgggtgatctcaagtaatagtccccgaacactgctatgacgtccctgcagaaccggtagaaacaatcaagggcggtggactccgccatgcgaagatagtcatctgcagtatcaccgggagctccatacgccagcatcctcatagccaccgtgcacttcgcaggtgacgaaaatccaaccaaaccagtgcaatccgccttgcatccgaagtagggatcaaagtggcggatggcatacacaatttccgaaatagctttcgctcatcccgaagcgacgccggaaaacactctcaccgtgcaatggattgtcggcgaagtagtcggcgtacaacatgcagtagccctccattcgctgtctcggcttgcacttccggcgacctcgtgccgacccaccacgccgacgagttgccggtccgccgtacatgcttgccaagcaaccaaggatcatcatgtgctcctcgtcttgggcggctgctgccatctcttcttgcataagctcgacgaacatctgctcctcctcttcgtccgagtccatggccggcgaggcaaatggacgaacacctgacgggcgtggtcgaggcaacccgagccgcgagcgacgacgagcaagcaggccggaaaacaggccggcggaagagcagccggatagaccgtcgtccaaacacggcggaatataggcaggtggggaaggagtggcggcgcaatctgggcaacaagccggcggggtggtgccggcggcgagagagatacgaggggtgggggagattttgagcgacgtggcggtggggttcgtgcgtcgagtcaccgacagatcgggcccttccccgctttcactcgtccggagtccccgagcgctccccgggggccggggatgtcgtgggatcgccggatggatttaggcccaaatccggacgaaaacgaggaaccgggggcgcgactgggccgaattacgccgtccggatggaaaaaacgctcgccgggggcctcgtcggggggacgagtggagatgctcttacccgcCTTCCTCTCCACGACAGTCTGATCCCTTTGACCAACTTCAATCCTTCAGGCCCCGGCAGCACGGAGATAGACAGAGCAGCACGGTGATATCCTCAGTGTTGGACTCGGCAGACGCCAGAGCTCTGACTACTGATCTGATACTGCAGCGTACCAACATGGAGACAACAAACCTTTGCTTTGCCTCAGCTTTGGCCGTCAAAGTACCAGGCGCTGCCCTGCAATGCTGCATGGTTGATTGATCCAAGGAGAACTAGTTCCAAAACATATACTCCCTCTATTATTAAAAAAGTTGCTCAACTTCGTATAGATACAGATGTACATTTTTTAATTATAGAtaaatctaaatttgaaaaaaattgagCAGCTTTGTTTAGATGGAGAAAGTATATAACTTTTTATGTACTTCTGCGTATTAGTCCCTAATTAAAAAAATTGGTTCCGCTTGATCTGCAGATTTCTCGTAACAAACTACTACTACCTTATATTTTAGGCAgagtaaaaaataaataaaatatgaaaatatgaACTAGTAAATAGtgcaaactttcaaacccacaaaAACTTTAAACCCTCCTCTTTTAGGGTCGACGGCCAAGCTCTAACCATGGAACCCATTGGCTTTGTTGACAAGATTGTGTTAGGAAGTTTTATcttttctcttctcttcttttcttttcctacCCTCTCttctttgtaaaaaaaaaaaaaaaaaaaaaaaaaaaaactattaggATCAACGGGCCATGTGAGCTGGTGGCAAGAAAGTGCAGATGCGCATTGCACTACACTACACAAGCAAGGCCGTGGCTAGGGCGCTACGCTAGGCTCTCTTTGTCTCCAGAACCGTCCAGAACGCGGAAGAGCATGACACGGCCGTCCTCCCTGGCGACGCCACCGTCAGGGGCGGCTATCGATGTCCTCACCGGGGACGACCTCCGCGACATCCTCCGCCGTCTCTCCCTCGCCGacctcctccgcgccgccctcacctGCCACCGCTGGCGCCGCGTTGCCGCGCGTTGCCTGCCCCCCGCCCCTCCCCTCCTCGGCCACTTCTTCCACCCCGTCAaccccgctcccccgccgccgatGAAGCAGCGCGAGAAGACCCACTACGACGCCGTGTTCGCGCCCCTCGACGCCTCCTCCCCGCGCCTCTCCCTCGACTTCGCCCCACAGGCCTCCCGCTTCGAGCTCTACGACTGCCACCAAGGCCTCCTTCTTCTCGAGCCGACCGTACCACTCCCCAAGTCCATCATCCCCCGCATCCTCGTCCTCGACCCAGCCACCCGCCGCAGCgtgctcctcccgccgccgccgcgcgacaCGGTCCCCGACGACCCCCGCTGGCGCAGCTCCAGGTACTACATCGGCTCCGCGCTGCTCTCCCGCGCGCACCCCAGCAAGCTCTGCTTCGAGGCCGTCTGCTTCGCTATCGACGACGGGCGCCCGCGCGCCTGGGTGGCGTCCGTCGACGACGGCGACTGCAGCTGGCGCGCGCTCTCACGGGACGAGGAGGTCCTGGTCGACTTCGACCCCCATTGGTTCAAGCGCCGCTGCGTGTGGAATTCCTCCTTTCTTGAAGGAAGACAGACACACACCTactagcaaaaaaaaaaggagagcgaggcgaggcgaggcgaggcgaggcgactcCTTGGCGATGTGCCTCACGGCGCGCCTGCCATGGCACGGCGGCGCTGCGGGAGACAAGGTGAGCGCGGCTGGGGCCGGCCAGAAGGTTCCGGGCAGGGGGGAAAGGGTCCCCTCTCCCCGTCGACGACgctgcgcttcgccggcggccaaGGGTGGTCGCGCGCGACCGTCCAATCGCTTCGAGCCGCTGCTGTGGAGCTCGGATTCGGACGAAGGTTGGAGCTCGGAGGGGGAGCAGGTCGCTGCGGCGGTCCGGTCGCAGGTGAGGCTGGGCGCGTTCCTGCCGGAGGCGCTGTCGGAAGGAACCATGGTGACGGCGGAGGCCGTCCTGCCCTCCTGCGAGGGGCGCACGGCGGTCGAGGTTCCTCCGCGTGGCGGCGGGCTCGAGCTGGACCTGGGGTCCGACGATTTCCCCCCGCTGCCGGTCCGGCCGCCGTCCTTGGGGCGGGCACATGCTCCGTCGGTGCTCATCGGTGCGGTGTCCGTTCAGCtctcggcggcgccgccgccgccgccttccacgcGGGGGAGTGGAGGCACCCAGGTAGGGTTTGCCCCGATGGACAGTGGGCTAGGCGGGCCTGGTGGGCTGGTTTCCGCTGCTGGGCCGTTTGGGGATGGGCCACGGGCATCGGCCGTTTCGGAGCTGCAATCGCGCACCATCCACGTGTCCCAAGGGCAAAGCTCTACGGCGCAGATGGCTCTGGGCGGTAGCTCGCGGGTGTGTGACACTTTTGCCCCTGACGGGGAGAGGGCCGCGCCCCAGCCGCACATTCTTAAAGGATGGTTGTGGCTGCAcccggaaaccctagatccacttTTAGGGTTCCCAGCCTCTGCAAGTGAAGTGAGAGCCCACCGCACCAAGGCCAAGAGGTTATCCTGCGTGCAAGATCCGGCGCCCGGCGCTCCTTCTTGGCGTCTCGTCCCCATGGATCGCGACCGACGCGGCAGCTACAGGGGCAAACGGCCCTTCGACGAGGGTCCAGGCGGCGATGGGCGCCGCCGGGAATACGATCTGAGGCAACAACTGGAGAGGGAACAAGAGGACCAGAGGAGGCAGCAGAGGGCGTGGCCTTCCGGCAACCAACGCCGCAGGGAGGAGCACAGATCTGAGCGGGAGCCGCCGctccctccgcctcctccccaGATTCAGCGAGGGCGTGAATCGGGCAGGGGGGCGCCTCCGCGCAAGTTTCGGCCGACCAAGCCGTCAAGGGGGGCGGAGGCGCCTTCGCAGGCCCAGCCTGAGGCCCCGGAGGGGTCGTCGGGGGCCGCCGGCGCCCAAGAGGCGGCGCACATCATCTGCTACAAGTGCGGCCAAGCCGGGCACGTTCAAGCGGCTTGCGAGGCGAACCCGTTCTGTATCAACTGCAACAAGGAGGGACATTTGTCTGCTATGTGTGCCATCTTTGCCAAGCACCAGGACCCCTTCTGGGCGGGGTTCGGAGGGGAGGGCCGGGGCTTCTTCTGTCTGGAGGTTCCGGCAGAAGAACTCCAAAAACCAGCCACAAATGATGCGATTGTGTCCCTGAATTCGGGCTGTCTCTCCGCGGAGCAGGTGGAGGATGAATTCAAAGATCTGGTGGAGGAAAACTGGGAGTGGCAAGTGCGTCAAATTGCCGATGCTGACTTTGCCATCACTTTCCCTTCGAAGGAGAGCCTCCGTATGGCGATCAGGGGAGGAGGGCTCACGCTGCCAGCAAGTGGCTGTCGAGCGATCGTGACGGTCAATGAGGGAGACCCGGCAGCTGTGGAGCAGTTGGTCCCGGTCCAGGTCAAGCTGTTTGGGGTGCCACCCCCGTACCGCTTCTCCGACCGGCTTCTAGTGGGAACCAGGGAGTTGGGACGACCTTTGGCGGTGGACGAGCAATCTCTGGCCATTCCGACCGACCCGGTGCTGATGACGGTGGGATGCCGGACTCCTGTTCGACTACCAGAGTTCATCATGCTCTTTGTCAACATGCAAGGCTTCAAGGTGCGGGTGGAGAGACTCGGTGGGGCGGATGGCCGCAAGGGCCCAGctattcctcctccaccacaCAAACCAGcgaaggacgacgaggaagagggagCGGAGTCTGACGAGGATCGCTGGGACGGCAGGCGTGGGCAACATGGTGCAAGCAACAAGGAAGATCCTTTTCCCCCTTCCACGGGGGCAAAGGGGAAGGCAAGCCGTTCTTCGGGGCAGCCCGGAGAAGTTCTGGAAGTGGTGGAGCAACCGATGCACGAGGCGGCGGTAGGGCTGCCGTCCTCGATGTTCTCTCGGTACGGCTCCAACCTCATGGCGGAGGGTGACGTGTTCCCCATCATGGCTCGGGTTACGGGCAGCATATCCACCAAGGCTCCTTCTCAGCACACGGACGAAGTGGTCACGGACAGCGGACACCCACCCTTCTCGCCGTCTAACGCGGAGGGCTTCACCCCTGGGGAGAAGGAGATGCTCGCTTCTAGCCTGCTGTCCCCCTCTATCCAGGACTCGGAGATGGAGCAAGACTCGGACACTTGGGAATCAAACCCTGAGGCGATGCGCGCAAAGGAAAGGAGGAGCAAGAACAACGCCGATCGCCCGTCGCCGGTGCGAAGTGCCTCATGCTCTGCGGTAGCTACCCACTTGGACTTCTCCGATGAAAATGCGCCCGCAAGGGTGGGTCCGGTGGACTCACGGCCGAAGGAGGGCACGGTCATCCCGGAGCTGGCAGCACCGGTGGCGCGGGCGCCTCGGAGTCGTGCCTCGCCGGTGGAATCCGCCCGGAAGAGCGCGCGCGGTCAAGGTCTCACGGAGGGCTCGGTGCTGGAGCGGGCCATGCGCGTCACGGCTAACAAGGACCCGAGGTTCGTCCAAATCTATCTCTGACTTTTCGGTTCTTCAAGAGGTTCCGGTTGATCATCTTCTTGCCATTGCCAAAGATTCTAGCATTGTTTTTCCTTCTGCCGCTGGCCCCCCTGCTGAGATTATCTCGACATTCCGTGCGAAAGAACTGGCGCAAGCTGAACTGGCCCTTGCTAGGGCCAGAATTGAGGCACAACAGGCTAAAGAGAAAGAGAGGGCAAACACGCGCACCCTGGACGTGCCTGCCGATGACAGCACAGAGGTGGACGCCGCTCCGACGGCGCCCCCAGAAGGGTCTGGGGCTGCCAAGACATCTCCACAGCCGTCGATCAAACCCAAGAAGAAGACGCAGAAGAAACAAATCCCAGTGGGGCACCGACCTgtaacccgccaagcacgggctaAGGGAGCCGTGTCTTAATGCGGTGCCTCTTTTGGAACATTCGAGGGTTCGGTCGCCGGGGACGCCGAACCCTTCTAAAAGAATTCCTCCGGAAGCATAGGATTGACGTCGTTTGCCTCCAAGAGACGATCAAACAAGATTTCACAGACACAGAGTTGCGCAGCTTGGAGGTGGGAGAAAAGTTCGTTTGGGCATGGCTCCCTGCTAATGGGCACTCAGGGGGCATGCTTATGGGGTTCAAAGATAGCTTTTGTGAAGTGGGAGTTATTGCTAGGGGGCGTTTCTTCATTAGTGCTGCGGTCCTATGTAGGGCGCTAAACCTCCGGCTCGAGATCATGGGGATCTATGGGCCGGCTGACCACGCACATTCACAGACTTTCCTGGCAGAAATCTCCAACAAGATCGCCAATACGGAATCGCCTCTCCTAGTGGGCGGCGATTTTAACCTCATTCGGGGAGGTGCAGACAAGAATAATGACAATATTAACTGGGCGCGGGTCGATATGTTCAACGAGGCCATTGGGGATTG encodes:
- the LOC124656255 gene encoding uncharacterized protein LOC124656255; its protein translation is MTRPSSLATPPSGAAIDVLTGDDLRDILRRLSLADLLRAALTCHRWRRVAARCLPPAPPLLGHFFHPVNPAPPPPMKQREKTHYDAVFAPLDASSPRLSLDFAPQASRFELYDCHQGLLLLEPTVPLPKSIIPRILVLDPATRRSVLLPPPPRDTVPDDPRWRSSRYYIGSALLSRAHPSKLCFEAVCFAIDDGRPRAWVASVDDGDCSWRALSRDEEVLVDFDPHCLERRCVHAAGKMYWHICNSGRVLVLDPATLRFSYLLAPALLADQYDKYRVGETPEDGRLCLLGTDSYSNKLQVWVRGEARCSDNGWILKRNVMDMRVVWEAVPGLPTDWAQRIFNLWPSDMDAGRTGKVFIQTFGYGRYSLHLDTGKMERLETKDGKEYGHPIYAYFLAWPPAFLAADQY